A genomic region of Deltaproteobacteria bacterium contains the following coding sequences:
- a CDS encoding penicillin acylase family protein produces MNLLSSLLSPLLRHWARRSRAQRRGTVHLPGLGDDVRVRWDPFAIPYITARTERDLFFAQGYLHAQDRLWQMDLNRRFFSGRLAELFGDRPLPRGDFTRHLRSGSMASVDHFIRLLGIRHTATLSLPLLSERSARAVEAYCAGVNAYMDRHRCRLPVEFRLLRHRPAPWEPADCLVLAKGFALMLSSALVTRLTFLALHGRLENDPDKLRTLMPRYPSWGATTTRALSDHGAALLRFVNGSFAENPLTPRGQGSNGWAVDAGHSDEGHALLCNDIHLRMTVPGIWYVNHLRTVTDAGGTQPFEASGLSLPGSPFVYVGHNRDMAWGFVAALCDDGDLYREQVHPEQPELYRTPGGWAGFERRPETIAVRGGRPVETEIRHTRHGPVLSDILPPRPHDPDVPNREVLSFQWIAHTPGNELGLLDGVNRARDWSEFLSGMAHHVTPSLNCIYADTRGNIGYALAGRVPLRPRQEPSWLPLEGWNADHDWTGTIPFDEMPRLYNPPEGIVASANNRMADPGYPYYLSDLLEPPYRIERIRHLLTRETRMNMEDMARIQLDTRSVQAERLLDALRPELLEIAREEPSLRACVELLEEWDYDCHATSAGAALFHVLYHRLMRNLWERDLGEELYLSYTEILNQAVAPLDDILTDPGSVWFRDTPRKAVLAASLREAQAELTERQGPDPRNWSWGRLHTLTLAHGLGNRKPLAPFFSLAPFPADGDGVTVRNSYYRHSRPYDQVVGVSMRMLVTLSDPIRSRFVIVPGQAGNPASPHYRDQVEPWRSGGTIPFSESETEMKDWPLLVLRANGQG; encoded by the coding sequence ATGAACCTCCTGTCATCCCTGCTCTCGCCGCTGCTCCGCCATTGGGCACGCCGGTCTCGCGCGCAACGCCGGGGCACCGTTCACCTGCCGGGGCTCGGTGACGACGTCCGGGTCCGCTGGGACCCCTTCGCCATCCCCTACATCACCGCCCGCACCGAACGCGACCTGTTCTTCGCCCAGGGTTACCTCCACGCCCAGGACCGCCTGTGGCAGATGGACCTCAACCGGCGCTTCTTCAGCGGACGGCTGGCCGAACTGTTCGGAGACCGGCCGCTGCCGCGCGGCGACTTCACCCGGCACTTGCGGTCCGGCAGCATGGCGAGCGTCGACCACTTCATCCGGCTGCTGGGGATCCGGCACACGGCAACGCTCTCCCTGCCCTTGCTGTCGGAGCGGTCCGCCCGCGCGGTCGAGGCCTACTGCGCCGGCGTCAACGCCTACATGGACCGGCACCGGTGCCGCCTGCCGGTGGAGTTCCGGCTGCTGCGCCACCGGCCCGCCCCGTGGGAGCCGGCGGACTGCCTCGTCCTCGCCAAGGGCTTCGCGCTGATGCTGTCGTCCGCCCTGGTCACGCGGCTCACCTTTCTAGCACTCCACGGCCGCCTGGAGAACGACCCCGACAAACTGCGGACGCTGATGCCGCGCTATCCTTCCTGGGGCGCCACCACCACTCGCGCCCTCAGCGACCACGGCGCCGCGCTGCTGCGCTTCGTCAACGGCAGCTTCGCGGAGAACCCCCTGACCCCCAGAGGCCAGGGCAGCAACGGCTGGGCCGTCGACGCCGGGCACTCGGACGAGGGGCACGCGCTCCTGTGCAACGACATCCACCTGCGAATGACAGTGCCCGGCATCTGGTACGTCAATCATCTCCGCACCGTGACCGACGCAGGAGGAACTCAACCCTTCGAAGCGTCAGGCCTGTCGCTGCCGGGCTCCCCCTTCGTCTACGTCGGACACAACCGGGACATGGCCTGGGGTTTCGTCGCCGCCCTGTGCGATGACGGTGACCTCTACCGGGAACAGGTCCATCCCGAACAGCCGGAGCTGTACCGCACCCCCGGCGGCTGGGCCGGGTTCGAGCGCCGGCCCGAGACCATCGCGGTTCGAGGCGGCCGCCCGGTGGAAACCGAAATCCGGCACACCCGGCACGGACCGGTGCTGTCGGATATCCTTCCGCCGCGGCCCCACGATCCCGATGTTCCAAACCGGGAGGTGCTGTCCTTCCAATGGATCGCGCATACGCCGGGCAACGAGCTGGGACTGCTGGACGGCGTCAACCGGGCGCGGGACTGGAGCGAGTTCCTGTCCGGAATGGCACATCACGTCACACCCTCGCTCAACTGCATCTACGCCGACACCCGGGGCAACATCGGCTACGCCCTGGCGGGAAGAGTGCCTCTGCGTCCGCGCCAGGAACCCTCGTGGCTGCCCCTGGAGGGCTGGAACGCCGATCATGACTGGACCGGCACCATCCCGTTCGACGAGATGCCGCGCCTCTACAACCCTCCCGAGGGCATCGTGGCCAGCGCCAACAACCGCATGGCGGACCCGGGCTACCCCTACTACCTGTCCGACCTGCTGGAGCCCCCGTACCGCATCGAGCGCATCCGGCACCTGCTCACGCGCGAGACGCGCATGAACATGGAAGACATGGCCCGGATACAGCTCGACACCCGATCGGTGCAGGCCGAGCGGCTGTTGGACGCCCTGCGCCCAGAGCTTCTGGAGATCGCCCGCGAAGAACCATCCTTACGCGCATGTGTGGAACTGCTGGAGGAATGGGACTACGACTGCCACGCCACATCCGCCGGCGCCGCCCTCTTCCACGTCCTCTACCACCGGCTCATGCGCAACCTCTGGGAAAGAGACCTCGGCGAGGAGTTGTACCTGAGCTACACGGAGATCCTGAACCAGGCCGTGGCGCCCCTGGACGACATCCTCACGGACCCCGGATCCGTGTGGTTCCGGGACACCCCCCGCAAGGCGGTATTGGCTGCAAGCCTCCGTGAAGCCCAAGCCGAGTTGACGGAACGACAGGGCCCCGACCCCCGCAACTGGTCCTGGGGCCGCCTCCACACCCTCACCCTCGCCCACGGCCTCGGAAACAGGAAACCGCTGGCACCGTTCTTCTCGCTGGCCCCCTTCCCCGCCGACGGCGACGGCGTCACCGTCCGCAACTCCTACTACCGCCACTCCCGCCCTTACGACCAGGTGGTCGGCGTATCCATGCGTATGCTGGTGACCCTGAGCGACCCCATCCGCTCCCGCTTCGTCATCGTCCCAGGACAGGCGGGCAATCCGGCGTCGCCGCACTACCGCGATCAGGTCGAGCCGTGGCGGAGCGGCGGTACGATCCCTTTCAGCGAATCCGAGACGGAGATGAAGGATTGGCCCCTGCTGGTGCTACGGGCAAACGGTCAGGGGTAG
- a CDS encoding phosphatidylglycerophosphatase A, translating into MRSRPTSGWATAVASVGYIGFFPVAPGTVASAVAALAYGLFGPLRHVAVLAPVALATFVVGGVAVGAVVRGGGPKDPSHVVCDEVAGQWIALLTFAHAGRWEFIVLAFLLFRLFDVWKPQPVAFFDRRPGAWNVMMDDIVAAVYANAATHLCLLLAWG; encoded by the coding sequence ATGAGATCACGCCCCACGAGCGGCTGGGCCACGGCCGTTGCCAGCGTCGGCTATATCGGGTTCTTTCCGGTGGCTCCGGGCACGGTTGCCAGCGCCGTGGCGGCGCTGGCGTACGGGCTTTTCGGCCCGCTCCGGCACGTTGCCGTGCTTGCGCCGGTGGCCCTTGCTACGTTTGTTGTGGGCGGCGTGGCCGTGGGCGCGGTCGTGCGCGGCGGTGGGCCGAAGGACCCGTCGCACGTTGTGTGCGACGAGGTGGCGGGGCAGTGGATCGCGCTCCTGACCTTCGCCCATGCGGGCCGCTGGGAGTTCATTGTGCTTGCGTTCCTGCTGTTCCGTTTGTTCGACGTCTGGAAACCGCAGCCGGTGGCGTTTTTCGACCGCCGCCCGGGCGCCTGGAACGTCATGATGGACGACATCGTGGCGGCGGTCTACGCCAACGCGGCGACCCACCTGTGCCTGCTTCTCGCGTGGGGCTGA
- a CDS encoding amidohydrolase family protein — MARPYLKHYEKSISYVCMIIDAHAHLVPQSWYHPKSPQAIFDIPRVIDEQARAGVDLTIFGNNWIRTPQGKDPYDIVTEFNAFAAETTAKHSDHFLGLACAVPFGDDRFLKETERAVREYGLKGIMINSSVAGEYLDSPNAVPFFELVTDLDVPLFVHPPRVTIGAEKMEIFRLPEMVGRPFDTTLSLARFILTGGFERFPDLVMICSHVGGALPMLPGRLDFGYELRKDDSFGPWEPDVIPRPPSTYIEQLYYDTVSLHAPAVMCAVETAGADHVLFGSDFPPVPIPLERSVDAVRDVRLADSDKQKILGDNAARLLRLGQ, encoded by the coding sequence ATGGCTCGTCCGTACTTGAAACACTACGAAAAGTCCATTAGTTACGTGTGCATGATCATCGACGCCCATGCCCATCTCGTGCCGCAGAGCTGGTACCATCCCAAGTCGCCGCAGGCCATCTTCGACATCCCGCGCGTCATCGACGAGCAGGCCCGGGCCGGCGTGGACCTGACCATCTTCGGCAACAACTGGATCCGCACGCCCCAGGGGAAAGACCCCTACGACATCGTGACGGAGTTCAACGCGTTCGCCGCGGAGACCACCGCAAAACACTCCGACCACTTCCTGGGGCTGGCGTGCGCCGTGCCCTTCGGCGACGACCGCTTCCTCAAGGAGACCGAGCGGGCCGTGCGCGAGTACGGCCTCAAGGGCATCATGATCAACTCCAGCGTGGCCGGCGAGTACCTGGACTCGCCCAACGCCGTGCCCTTCTTCGAGCTGGTGACCGACCTCGACGTGCCGCTGTTCGTGCATCCGCCGCGGGTCACCATCGGCGCGGAGAAGATGGAGATCTTCCGGCTGCCGGAAATGGTGGGACGGCCCTTCGACACCACCCTGTCGCTGGCGCGCTTCATCCTCACCGGCGGCTTCGAGCGCTTCCCCGACCTGGTGATGATCTGCTCCCACGTGGGCGGCGCCCTGCCCATGCTTCCCGGACGCCTGGACTTCGGCTACGAGCTGCGCAAGGACGACAGCTTCGGACCGTGGGAACCGGACGTGATCCCACGGCCGCCGAGCACGTACATCGAGCAGCTCTACTACGACACCGTGAGCCTGCATGCCCCCGCGGTCATGTGCGCGGTAGAGACCGCCGGCGCCGACCACGTGCTCTTCGGCAGCGACTTCCCGCCCGTGCCGATCCCGCTGGAGCGCTCGGTGGACGCTGTGCGCGACGTGCGCCTCGCGGACTCGGACAAGCAGAAGATCCTCGGCGACAACGCGGCGCGGCTGCTGCGGCTGGGGCAGTAG
- a CDS encoding LLM class flavin-dependent oxidoreductase, which yields MKLDIEFNSGAQLPMDAIPPLAQAAEDSGFDCAWGGEANNKDPTVMLAAVAAVTSRLKVGTAVYHMLGRTPVSMALHAAGLDELSGGRFLFGLGISNPTIANWHGVAFDRPLRRIREYLEVVQGALRGDKLDYEGTFYSARGFKLAFKPSPRGVPVYLAAFGPRMSRLAGRLSDGVLINMANPPEIRRIAENVREGARLAGKDPDALEIICKVRCCVARDRQAARQALGRILTYYALADYYRDLLTRMGFGEEVTAIRDAWRASGFHAAAAQVTDRLFDGLPLVAGASVDEVLDKVRAYGEAGATRVILPYVPCTDDVVGEIRAFIEAFGRR from the coding sequence ATGAAGCTCGACATCGAATTCAACTCGGGCGCCCAACTGCCCATGGACGCCATCCCCCCGCTCGCTCAAGCGGCCGAGGACAGCGGCTTCGACTGCGCGTGGGGAGGGGAGGCCAACAACAAGGACCCGACGGTGATGCTGGCGGCGGTGGCCGCGGTGACGAGCCGGCTCAAGGTGGGCACCGCCGTGTACCACATGCTCGGGCGCACGCCGGTGAGCATGGCGCTGCACGCCGCCGGTCTCGACGAGTTGTCGGGCGGGCGCTTCCTGTTCGGGCTCGGCATCTCCAACCCCACCATCGCCAACTGGCACGGGGTGGCGTTCGACCGGCCGCTGCGGCGCATCCGCGAGTACCTGGAGGTTGTCCAGGGGGCGCTGCGCGGCGACAAGCTGGACTACGAGGGGACGTTCTACAGCGCCCGCGGCTTCAAGCTGGCGTTCAAGCCGTCGCCCCGTGGCGTTCCCGTCTATTTGGCGGCCTTCGGGCCGCGGATGAGCCGTCTGGCGGGGCGGCTGAGCGACGGCGTGCTGATCAACATGGCGAACCCGCCGGAGATCCGCCGGATCGCCGAGAACGTGCGCGAGGGCGCGCGGCTTGCCGGCAAGGACCCGGACGCGCTGGAGATCATCTGCAAGGTGCGCTGCTGCGTGGCCCGGGACCGGCAGGCGGCGCGCCAGGCGCTGGGGCGCATCCTCACTTACTATGCCCTGGCGGACTACTACCGGGACCTGCTGACGCGCATGGGGTTCGGCGAGGAGGTGACGGCGATCCGGGACGCGTGGCGCGCGTCCGGTTTCCACGCGGCGGCCGCGCAAGTCACCGACCGGTTGTTCGACGGCCTGCCCCTGGTGGCGGGCGCGTCCGTGGACGAGGTCCTCGACAAGGTGCGGGCCTACGGCGAGGCCGGGGCCACGCGCGTGATCCTGCCGTATGTCCCGTGCACCGACGACGTGGTGGGCGAGATCCGGGCGTTCATCGAGGCGTTCGGACGGCGCTGA
- a CDS encoding RidA family protein has translation MGYSHLASISSGRLVLVAGQAPFNADGEVVGKGDFAAQFRQVWENLRTAVEGAGGSPRDYATLTMYVTDVDAYHGHRKEIGASYRAIFGKHFPAITLVQVSGLYNPDCMVEVSGLAVID, from the coding sequence GTGGGGTACTCGCACTTGGCGAGCATCTCTTCCGGCCGGCTGGTGCTCGTGGCGGGACAGGCGCCGTTCAACGCCGACGGGGAAGTCGTCGGCAAGGGAGACTTCGCGGCCCAGTTCCGGCAGGTGTGGGAGAACCTGCGCACGGCCGTCGAGGGGGCGGGAGGGAGCCCCCGGGACTACGCCACGTTGACCATGTACGTCACCGACGTGGACGCCTATCACGGGCACCGCAAGGAAATCGGCGCTTCCTACCGGGCGATCTTCGGAAAGCACTTTCCCGCGATTACGCTGGTTCAGGTATCAGGTCTTTACAACCCGGACTGTATGGTCGAAGTGTCCGGGCTGGCCGTCATCGATTGA
- a CDS encoding RNA polymerase factor sigma-32, whose translation MAEYPPIEVVDDSEEPSEDAPVEAVLLDDVDAPVDDAEAEEPSGALVPFDALQRYLSEIRRYPILTREEEHELAVQYKELGDIEAAYTLVRSNLRLVVMIAREYERAFRNLLDLIQEGNIGLMESLKNFDPYRGVRFPSYAVWWIRAYIIRYLMNNWRMVKLGTTQAQRRLFFNLQKEKEKLEAEGFVPGAKLIAQRLDVKESEVIEMDQRLSGRDVSTDAPMAQGESLTLLNTLTDDSPTPEEQLAEDEYREAVKERLRTFGESLKDKELVVFRERLMAEQPLTLREIGERYGISRERVRQIENRIKKKLKSYLSEEFEVLEGFNERA comes from the coding sequence ATGGCTGAATACCCGCCCATCGAAGTCGTCGACGACAGCGAAGAGCCGTCCGAGGACGCGCCCGTCGAAGCGGTTCTGCTCGACGATGTCGACGCACCCGTGGACGACGCCGAAGCGGAGGAGCCGTCCGGCGCGCTGGTTCCGTTCGACGCGCTGCAGCGTTACCTGTCCGAGATCCGCCGCTATCCCATCCTGACCCGCGAAGAGGAGCACGAGCTGGCCGTTCAGTACAAGGAACTGGGCGACATCGAGGCGGCCTACACGCTGGTGCGCTCGAACCTCCGGCTCGTGGTGATGATCGCGCGGGAATACGAGCGCGCCTTCCGGAACCTCCTGGACCTGATCCAGGAGGGCAACATCGGGCTCATGGAGAGCCTGAAGAACTTCGACCCCTACCGCGGCGTGCGCTTCCCGTCCTACGCGGTCTGGTGGATCCGCGCCTACATCATCCGCTACCTCATGAACAACTGGCGCATGGTGAAGCTCGGTACCACCCAGGCCCAGCGCCGGCTGTTCTTCAACCTGCAGAAGGAAAAGGAGAAGCTCGAGGCCGAGGGCTTCGTGCCCGGCGCCAAGCTCATCGCGCAGCGCCTGGACGTGAAGGAGTCCGAGGTGATCGAGATGGACCAGCGGCTCTCCGGCCGCGACGTCTCCACGGACGCACCCATGGCGCAGGGCGAGTCCCTGACGCTGCTCAATACGCTCACCGACGACAGCCCCACCCCCGAGGAGCAACTGGCCGAGGACGAGTACCGCGAGGCGGTCAAGGAGCGCCTGAGGACCTTCGGAGAGAGCCTCAAGGACAAGGAACTGGTGGTCTTCCGCGAGCGCCTCATGGCGGAGCAGCCACTCACGCTGCGCGAGATCGGGGAGCGCTACGGCATCAGCCGGGAGCGCGTCCGGCAGATAGAGAACCGGATCAAGAAGAAGCTCAAGAGCTACCTGTCGGAGGAGTTCGAGGTGCTGGAGGGCTTCAACGAGCGCGCTTGA
- a CDS encoding SRPBCC domain-containing protein, with the protein MNFENSIEIGVPRDTAWEFLWDVDRLIACVPGCEEASTVEAGKLYNATMVARVGPFKVTFPIKIEVLENEPKDRIKARASGSDNKIGSHLKVDLDVSLEDKGDATLVSLVASVDILGKLATLGHSIIKRKADNDMAKFAQAVKAELEGGA; encoded by the coding sequence ATGAACTTCGAGAACAGCATTGAAATCGGCGTGCCCCGGGACACCGCCTGGGAGTTCCTGTGGGACGTGGACCGGCTCATCGCCTGCGTTCCCGGCTGCGAGGAGGCCTCGACGGTGGAGGCCGGCAAGCTCTACAACGCCACGATGGTGGCCCGGGTGGGCCCCTTCAAGGTCACGTTCCCCATCAAGATCGAGGTGCTGGAGAACGAGCCCAAGGACCGGATCAAGGCGCGCGCCTCGGGCAGCGACAACAAGATCGGGAGCCACCTCAAGGTGGACCTGGACGTCTCGCTGGAGGACAAGGGCGACGCCACCCTGGTGTCCCTGGTCGCCTCGGTGGACATCCTCGGCAAGCTCGCGACCCTGGGGCACAGCATCATCAAGCGCAAGGCCGACAACGACATGGCCAAGTTTGCCCAGGCCGTCAAAGCGGAACTCGAGGGAGGAGCCTGA
- a CDS encoding xanthine dehydrogenase family protein subunit M, with protein sequence MLRPFRLEEPESVKEASEALARYGDSAKVYAGGTELLLAMKEGLIHFECLVNVKKIPGLDQVRRDNGSLRIGALSTHRELERSETLADALPVLVEMEHNVANLRVREVGTLGGNLTFAEPHADPGTLLLALDATVVAQKAGGEREIPMNEFFVDAYEAAIEEDEVLTEIVVPVPGANAAVRYRKFGYLERPSAGVALHVMADDARRSVRDVRVAVGCVGPKSMRVEEAEAVLRGKSLEEAASAVAEAGDIAGRAADAISDLHGSAEYKEHIVKVLLTRAFNDIRAELAG encoded by the coding sequence ATGCTGCGTCCGTTCCGTCTGGAAGAGCCGGAGAGCGTCAAGGAGGCGTCGGAGGCGCTCGCCCGCTACGGCGATTCGGCCAAGGTGTACGCCGGCGGCACCGAGCTGCTCCTGGCCATGAAGGAAGGGCTGATCCACTTCGAGTGCCTGGTCAACGTCAAGAAGATCCCCGGTCTCGACCAAGTCCGGCGCGACAACGGCAGCTTGAGAATCGGCGCCCTGAGCACGCACCGGGAGCTGGAGCGTTCCGAGACGTTGGCGGACGCGCTGCCGGTGCTGGTGGAGATGGAGCACAACGTCGCCAACCTGCGCGTGCGCGAGGTGGGCACCCTCGGCGGCAACCTGACCTTCGCCGAGCCCCACGCCGACCCGGGTACCCTGCTGCTGGCGCTGGACGCCACGGTGGTGGCGCAGAAAGCGGGCGGGGAACGCGAGATCCCGATGAACGAGTTCTTCGTGGACGCGTACGAGGCGGCCATCGAGGAGGATGAGGTTCTCACCGAGATCGTGGTGCCGGTGCCCGGCGCCAACGCCGCGGTGCGCTACCGCAAGTTCGGCTACCTGGAGCGCCCGAGCGCGGGGGTGGCGCTGCACGTCATGGCGGACGACGCGCGGCGGTCGGTGCGGGACGTGCGCGTCGCCGTGGGTTGCGTCGGCCCGAAGTCGATGCGGGTGGAAGAGGCAGAGGCGGTGCTGCGGGGGAAGAGCCTCGAAGAGGCGGCCAGCGCCGTGGCCGAAGCCGGCGACATCGCCGGGCGCGCCGCGGACGCCATCAGCGACCTCCACGGATCGGCCGAGTACAAGGAACACATCGTCAAGGTGCTGCTGACCCGCGCCTTCAACGACATTCGCGCCGAGCTGGCCGGCTAG
- a CDS encoding (2Fe-2S)-binding protein, whose product MADTGRQTLPLSFTVNGTRYDIEVEPHELLLDVIRKRLGLTGAKRSCDVQVCGACTLLLDGRPVSSCTLPAFEARDKDVLTIEGMAKDGKLHPIQEAFIEYGGFQCGFCTPGMILTAKTLLDENPNPTEEDVIEYMNGNICRCTGYKKIVESIMGVGKPNAEAS is encoded by the coding sequence ATGGCAGACACGGGACGGCAGACTCTTCCGCTATCCTTCACCGTGAACGGGACGCGCTACGACATCGAGGTGGAGCCGCACGAGCTGCTCCTGGACGTGATCCGCAAGCGCCTGGGACTCACCGGAGCAAAGCGGTCCTGCGACGTGCAGGTGTGCGGCGCGTGCACGCTGCTGCTGGACGGGCGCCCGGTGAGCTCGTGCACGCTGCCGGCCTTCGAGGCGCGGGACAAGGACGTCCTCACCATCGAGGGCATGGCCAAGGACGGCAAGCTGCACCCGATCCAGGAAGCGTTCATCGAGTACGGCGGCTTCCAGTGCGGTTTCTGCACCCCGGGCATGATCCTCACGGCCAAGACGCTGCTGGACGAGAACCCGAACCCCACGGAAGAAGACGTCATCGAGTACATGAACGGCAACATCTGCCGCTGCACCGGCTACAAGAAGATCGTCGAGTCCATCATGGGGGTGGGGAAGCCGAACGCCGAGGCGTCCTGA
- a CDS encoding ABC transporter permease subunit: protein MLVVYWKELQDHFSSLRFMILLALIILPGILSVYFAGQGLQASLREDPTEHVFLRLLTTESIFFSLSSFLGFFGPLVGITLGFDSISGEYGRGTLSRVLSQPIYRDSLINGKFLAGLTTLAILWVSILLVVIGLGTTLIGYFPNAEELWRMLFFAIVGIAYTGFWLALAMLLSMLLRRTVTAALASIALWLFLGLFIGVLAGFAAGLIVPNPATTEDVARLATVETVLGRMSPSTLYSESVRLLLNPVARTLVPVLPEQLGQLQGLIVTPLSLGQSMRLILPMFFTLLALVAVCFGIAYIKFMRTEIRA from the coding sequence ATGCTCGTCGTGTATTGGAAGGAGCTTCAGGATCATTTCAGCAGCCTGCGCTTCATGATCCTGCTCGCCCTGATCATCCTGCCGGGAATCCTGTCCGTCTACTTCGCCGGACAGGGGCTCCAAGCGTCGTTGCGAGAAGACCCGACCGAACATGTGTTTCTCAGGCTCCTCACCACGGAGTCCATCTTCTTCTCGCTTTCCAGTTTCCTGGGGTTCTTCGGCCCGCTGGTGGGCATTACCCTGGGATTCGACAGCATCAGCGGAGAGTACGGCCGGGGGACCCTCAGCCGGGTGCTTTCGCAGCCCATCTACCGGGACAGCCTCATCAACGGCAAGTTCCTGGCCGGGTTGACCACGCTGGCCATCCTGTGGGTGTCCATCCTCCTGGTGGTGATCGGTCTCGGTACCACGCTCATCGGGTATTTCCCCAACGCCGAGGAACTGTGGCGCATGCTCTTTTTCGCCATCGTCGGCATCGCCTACACGGGCTTCTGGCTGGCCCTTGCCATGCTGCTCTCCATGCTGCTCCGTAGAACCGTCACCGCGGCGCTGGCCTCCATCGCCCTGTGGCTGTTCCTCGGGCTGTTCATCGGGGTGCTCGCCGGTTTCGCGGCCGGACTCATCGTCCCTAACCCGGCAACCACCGAGGACGTAGCCAGGCTGGCGACCGTCGAGACCGTCCTGGGGCGCATGTCGCCGAGCACGCTCTACAGCGAATCGGTGCGGCTGCTGCTCAACCCGGTGGCGCGGACACTGGTCCCGGTCCTGCCGGAGCAGCTCGGCCAGCTCCAAGGCCTGATCGTCACGCCGCTGAGCCTGGGGCAGAGCATGCGCCTGATCCTGCCCATGTTCTTCACGCTGCTGGCGCTGGTGGCGGTGTGCTTCGGCATCGCCTACATCAAGTTCATGAGGACGGAGATCCGCGCCTGA
- a CDS encoding ABC transporter ATP-binding protein — protein MSDYIIETKGLTKRYRDKIAVSELDLQIPRGEVFGFLGPNGAGKTTTILMLLGLTEPTDGTASVCGFDPKTQPLEVKRRVGYLPENPGFYEDLTANENLAYIARLNRAAEDRIPGMLRQVLDQVGLADDGDRPVREFSRGMKQRLGIAEVLIKEPEVIIMDEPTLGIDPDGVTRLLGLISALQEERGLTVLLCSHLLHQVQQVCQRIGIIVSSRMVVQGSPDELGKAILNEHQWNFLVEVGGDHPMEDMLSAVPGVSECEQRDAGWFIRCTRDVRPELMALIREQGLDLLQLRSENPTLEEIYLKYFREA, from the coding sequence ATGAGCGACTACATCATCGAAACCAAGGGATTGACCAAGCGCTACCGGGACAAGATCGCGGTCAGCGAGCTGGATCTGCAGATCCCCCGGGGCGAAGTGTTCGGCTTCCTCGGTCCCAACGGGGCCGGCAAGACCACGACCATCCTGATGCTCCTGGGACTCACCGAGCCCACGGACGGGACGGCGTCGGTGTGCGGTTTCGATCCCAAGACCCAGCCGCTGGAGGTCAAGCGGCGCGTGGGTTATCTGCCCGAGAACCCGGGGTTCTACGAGGACCTCACGGCGAACGAGAACCTGGCGTACATCGCCCGGCTCAACCGCGCCGCCGAGGACCGCATCCCCGGGATGCTACGGCAGGTGCTCGACCAGGTGGGCCTCGCCGATGACGGGGACCGTCCGGTGCGGGAGTTCTCCCGCGGCATGAAGCAGCGGCTGGGCATCGCCGAGGTGCTCATCAAGGAGCCCGAGGTCATCATCATGGACGAGCCCACCCTGGGCATCGATCCGGACGGGGTGACGCGGCTCCTGGGCCTGATCAGCGCGCTCCAGGAGGAGCGCGGCCTCACCGTGCTGCTGTGCTCACACCTGCTGCACCAGGTGCAGCAGGTGTGCCAGCGCATCGGCATCATCGTCAGCAGCCGCATGGTGGTGCAGGGCAGTCCGGACGAGCTGGGCAAGGCCATCCTGAACGAGCACCAGTGGAACTTCCTCGTGGAGGTCGGCGGCGACCATCCCATGGAAGACATGCTGAGCGCGGTGCCCGGCGTGAGCGAATGCGAGCAACGGGACGCGGGATGGTTCATCCGCTGTACCCGCGACGTGCGGCCGGAGCTGATGGCGTTGATCCGGGAGCAGGGGCTGGACCTGTTGCAGCTCCGCTCCGAGAACCCGACGCTCGAAGAGATCTACCTCAAGTACTTCAGGGAGGCGTAG